A genomic stretch from Chitinophaga lutea includes:
- a CDS encoding DUF4421 domain-containing protein, which produces MKILTVSVLAWMLCLTTARVATAQKILQLVQVENDSSYVEDHTEDLTLRLFGSRKYTYYDMKDRGLKEEVLYRPNSANNVGFGVNYKFIGLNFAFNLPFINNDNEKYGKTKFLDLQAHLYLRKLVVDFYGQYYKGYYEAAATRRISNAFPRKAVSLRPDMLNTDLGLHVQYIFNDKRFSYRAAFMQNEYQKKSAGSFLLGGEVFTWQLRGDSALVPHDLNVPGFFGDLPFRGTHTVSFAVNGGYAYTLVLARYFFVTASVSAGAGLNHTKLRYSDGRPSTAGWGWAFNNTIRLAAGYNSSYYYFGLHYTDMLTRSDAPVPRAHQIFGTGNLRISIARRLALKKPIF; this is translated from the coding sequence ATGAAGATATTGACCGTTAGTGTGCTGGCCTGGATGCTTTGTTTGACCACTGCCCGTGTAGCCACGGCGCAGAAAATCCTGCAGCTGGTGCAGGTGGAGAACGACAGCAGTTATGTCGAAGATCATACGGAAGACCTCACCCTCCGCCTCTTCGGTTCCCGCAAGTACACTTACTACGACATGAAAGACCGGGGCCTGAAAGAAGAGGTGCTCTACCGCCCCAACAGCGCCAACAACGTGGGTTTCGGGGTGAACTACAAATTCATCGGCCTCAACTTCGCCTTCAATCTTCCTTTCATCAACAACGACAATGAAAAATACGGGAAAACGAAATTCCTCGATTTACAGGCGCACCTGTATCTCCGGAAACTCGTAGTGGACTTTTACGGGCAGTATTACAAGGGATACTACGAGGCCGCCGCCACCCGGCGCATCAGCAACGCATTCCCGCGCAAGGCCGTATCCCTCCGGCCGGATATGCTCAATACGGATCTTGGGCTGCATGTGCAGTATATTTTCAACGACAAACGATTTTCGTACCGCGCCGCTTTTATGCAGAACGAGTACCAGAAAAAAAGCGCCGGTTCGTTCCTGTTAGGGGGAGAAGTGTTCACCTGGCAGCTGCGCGGCGATTCGGCGCTCGTGCCGCACGATCTGAACGTGCCCGGCTTTTTCGGCGACCTGCCTTTCAGAGGTACCCATACCGTGAGCTTCGCCGTGAATGGCGGTTACGCCTATACGCTGGTGCTGGCCAGATACTTTTTCGTAACGGCGTCCGTGTCTGCCGGGGCGGGGCTCAATCACACCAAATTGCGCTACAGCGACGGGCGGCCCAGCACGGCAGGGTGGGGATGGGCTTTCAATAATACCATCCGGCTGGCGGCGGGGTATAATTCCAGTTATTATTATTTCGGGCTGCATTACACCGATATGCTCACCCGCAGCGATGCGCCTGTACCGCGCGCGCACCAGATCTTCGGGACGGGGAATCTGCGCATCAGCATCGCGCGCAGGCTGGCGTTAAAGAAACCGATATTCTGA